A genomic window from Osmerus eperlanus chromosome 5, fOsmEpe2.1, whole genome shotgun sequence includes:
- the LOC134021689 gene encoding AP-3 complex subunit beta-2 isoform X2, which translates to MSASSGFNDEKGGSSSVGEPEYGHDPASGGIFSSDYKRHDDLKEMLDSNKDSLKLEAMKRIVAMIARGKNASDLFPAVVKNVACKNIEVKKLVYVYLVRYAEEQQDLALLSISTFQRGLKDPNQLIRASALRVLSSIRVTIIVPIMMLAIKEAASDMSPYVRKTAAHAIPKLYSLDPEQKDQLIEVIEKLLADKTTLVAGSVVMAFEEVCPERIDLIHKNYRKLCNLLIDVEEWGQVVIINMLTRYARTQFLNPNVNETLLEEAGGEKAFYGSDDDEDEDEEEKEKKAEPAALSKRKPYVMDPDHRLLLRNTKPLLQSRNAAVVMAVAQLYFHLAPKAEVGVIAKALVRLMRSHSEVQYVVLQNVATMSIKRRGMFEPYLKSFYIRSTDPTQIKVLKLEVLTNLANETNISTILREFQTYIKSMDKDFVAATIQAIGRCATNIGEVRDTCLNGLVQLLSNRDELVVAESVVVIKKLLQMQPEQHSDIIKHMAKLTDNIQVPMARASILWLIGEYCEHVPKIAPDVLRKMAKTFTNEEDIVKLQIINLAAKLYLTNSKQTKLLTQYVLNLAKYDQNYDIRDRARFIRQLIVPTDKSGALSKYAKKLFLALKPAPVLESPFKDRDHFQLGSLSHLLNTKAGGYQELSDWPDAAPDPSVRNVEVKESVLTLLERVTALTSVPEWTKCSSREKRKEKKVEKPFYSDSEAESGATESADSDSDTASSSASPSGSEESPSGSESDNSEDESESEEEEDEEDERKKKKKEVKKPVRESESEQSSGEEKRKPERKIQPRKIESESESEEEEDSESESSKSEESEEESESETDKKKKKKILSKPPSKPPKKESKKEKKEMSLLDLDDFEPSPSPQVTPVNNFLSSSLVTDLEGLSLSDSVLSPTITPSGGLRTYELLHRITGEGLSVEYCFSRQPFSPDPHMVAVQIQFTNSANTEAKNLHVEDAKLQSGMRIKEFTEIEMLPAGETVTVVMGIDFCDSTQAANFQLCTHTKKFFVSIQPPVGELMMPVFMTENEFKKEQGQLMGMNEISEKLILGERCQGEHTIVQRVTTAASLSRVPCGSDRECRFAAKTVTSGSLVLVTVVARQEGAAQLTVNCEKMVIGTMLVKDILQALTQ; encoded by the exons ATGTCTGCTAGCTCCGGTTTTAACGATGAAAAGGGGGGGTCCTCGAGTGTCGGTGAGCCCGAATATGGCCACGATCCGGCTAGTGGAGGTATTTTTTCTTCGGACTACAAAAG ACATGATGACTTGAAGGAGATGTTGGACAGCAACAAAGATTCCCTGAAGCTCGAGGCCATGAAAAGGATTGTGGCT ATGATAGCAAGAGGAAAGAACGCCTCGGATCTCTTCCCAGCGGTGGTGAAGAATGTGGCCTGCAAGAACATTGAG gTGAAGAAGCTGGTCTACGTGTATCTGGTGCGATATGCTGAAGAGCAGCAGGACTTGGCCCTGCTCTCCATCTCCACATTCCAGCGGGGGTTAAAG GACCCTAACCAGCTGATCAGGGCCAGCGCTCTGCGTGTGCTCTCCAGCATCCGGGTCACCATCATCGTGCCAATCATGATGCTGGCTATCAAGGAGGCAGCATCCGACATGTCACCGTACGTCAGGAAGACGGCCGCTCATGCCATTCCCAAGCTGTACAG CTTGGATCCTGAGCAAAAAGATCAGTTGATTGAGGTCATTGAGAAGCTCCTTGCTGATAAAACCACG TTGGTTGCTGGCAGTGTCGTCATGGCCTTCGAGGAGGTTTGTCCAGAGCGCATTGACTTGATCCACAAGAACTACCGCAAGCTGTGCAACCTGCTGATCGATGTTGAGGAATGGGGCCAAGTGGTCATTATCAACATGCTCACTCGCTACGCAAGGACGCAGTTCCTCAACCCTAATGTTAAC GAGACactgctggaggaggctgggggggagaaggcATTCTACGGCTCAGATGATGATGAAGacgaagatgaggaggagaaagagaagaaggcgGAGCCCGCCGCCTTATCTAAGAGGAAGCCATACGTCATGGACCCAGACCACCGGCTGCTGCTTAGGAACACCAAGCCACTGCTGCAGAGCCGGAATGCAGCC gtggtGATGGCTGTAGCTCAGCTATATTTCCACCTGGCCCCTAAGGCGGAGGTGGGGGTCATTGCCAAGGCCCTGGTGCGTCTCATGAGGAGTCACAG CGAAGTCCAATATGTTGTCCTTCAGAATGTGGCTACCATGAGCATCAAGAGAAGG GGGATGTTTGAACCTTACTTGAAGAGTTTCTACATCCGCTCCACCGACCCAACACAGATCAAAGTTCTGAAG CTGGAGGTGCTGACTAACTTAGCCAATGAGACAAATATATCAACAATTCTGAGAGAATTCCAG acatacaTTAAAAGCATGGATAAGGACTTTGTGGCTGCCACCATCCAAGCCATCGGCCGTTGTGCCACCAACATCGGGGAGGTTAGGGACACGTGTCTGAACGGGCTGGTCCAGCTGCTGTCCAACCGCGACG AGCTGGTGGTGGCAGAGTCTGTGGTCGTGATCAAGAAGCTTCTGCAGATGCAGCCAGAACAGcacagtgacatcatcaagCACATGGCCAAACTCACTGACAACATCCAG GTGCCCATGGCACGAGCCAGCATTCTGTGGCTCATAGGGGAGTACTGTGAGCATGTGCCCAAGATCGCCCCAGATGTCCTCAGGAAGATGGCCAAGACATTCACTAATGAGGAGGACATTGTCAAGCTTCAGATCATCAATCTGGCTGCAAAGCTCTACCTGACTAACTCCAAACAG ACCAAGCTGCTGACCCAGTACGTGTTGAACCTGGCTAAATACGACCAGAACTACGACATCCGTGACCGCGCCCGCTTCATCCGCCAGCTCATCGTGCCCACCGATAAGAGCGGAGCCCTCAGCAAGTACGCCAAGAAGCTGTTCCTCGCCCTCAAACCCGCGCCTGTCCTCGAGTCTCCGTTTAAGG ACCGAGACCACTTCCAGCTGggctccctgtctcacctgctGAACACCAAGGCTGGCGGCTACCAGGAGTTGTCGGACTGGCCGGACGCCGCCCCTGACCCCTCTGTCCGCAACGTGGAGGTGAAGGAGTCT GTTCTTACGCTGCTCGAAAGAGTCACAGCTCTAACCAGT GTGCCCGAGTGGACCAAGTGCAGCAGccgagagaagaggaaagagaagaaggTGGAGAAGCCGTTCTACTCTGACTCAGAAGCAGAGTCAGGGGCGACAGAGTCAGCTGACTCCG ACTCGGACACGGCCAGCAGCTCTGCTAGCCCCAGTGGCAGCGAGGAGAGCCCGTCTGGGTCAGAGAGCGATAACAGCGAAGACGAGTCAGAGTccgaagaggaggaagatgaggaggacgagaggaagaagaagaaaaaggaggtTAAGAAACCAGTGCGAGAGAGTGAAAG TGAGCAAAGCagcggagaggaaaagaggaaaccAGAGAGGAAGATTCAGCCACGGAAGATAGAATCGGAGTCAGAgtcagaggaagaagaggacagCGAATCAGAGAGCAGCAAATCAGAAGAGTCAGAAGAAGAGTCGGAGTCTGAGactgacaagaagaagaagaagaag ATCCTATCTAAACCTCCTTCTAAACCACCCAAAAAAGAGagcaagaaggagaagaaagagatgtCCCTGCTGGATCTTGATGACT TCGAGCCCAGCCCATCTCCTCAAGTCACGCCTGTGAACAACTTCCTGTCCAGCAGTCTGGTGACGGACCTGGAGGGCTTGTCGCTGTCAGACAGCGTTCTGTCCCCT ACCATCACCCCatctggaggcctgaggacctACGAGCTGCTTCACCGCATCACTGGTGAGGGCCTGTCAGTGGAGTACTGTTTCAGCCGTCAGCCTTTCAGCCCCGACCCTCACATGGTGGCCGTGCAGATCCAGTTCACCAACAGCGCCAACACCGAGGCCAAGAACCTGCATGTGGAAGACGCCAAACTGCAGTCTGGCATGAGAATCAAAGAGTTCACAGAAATCG AGATGCTACCAGCTGGCGAGACAGTTACAGTGGTGATGGGTATCGATTTCTGCGATTCGACGCAAGCTGCAAACTTCCAGCTGTG CACTCACACCAAGAAGTTCTTTGTGTCGATCCAGCCCCCGGTTGGAGAGCTGATGATGCCTGTCTTCATGACGGAGAATGAATTTAAGAAGGAACAAG GTCAGCTGATGGGTATGAACGAGATCTCAGAGAAGCTGATTCTCGGTGAGAGGTGCCAGGGCGAGCACACCATCGTCCAGAGGGTGACCACGGCCGCCAGCCTCAGCCGGGTGCCCTGTGGGTCCGACAGGGAATGCAG GTTTGCAGCAAAGACAGTGACCAGTGGCAGCTTGGTGTTGGTCACTGTGGTGGCCAGACAGGAAGGTGCTGCCCAGCTGACAGTTAACTGTGAGAAAATGGTGATCGGTACAATGCTGGTCAAGGACATCCTTCAGGCTCTGACCCAGTGA
- the LOC134021689 gene encoding AP-3 complex subunit beta-2 isoform X3, which produces MSASSGFNDEKGGSSSVGEPEYGHDPASGGIFSSDYKRHDDLKEMLDSNKDSLKLEAMKRIVAMIARGKNASDLFPAVVKNVACKNIEVKKLVYVYLVRYAEEQQDLALLSISTFQRGLKDPNQLIRASALRVLSSIRVTIIVPIMMLAIKEAASDMSPYVRKTAAHAIPKLYSLDPEQKDQLIEVIEKLLADKTTLVAGSVVMAFEEVCPERIDLIHKNYRKLCNLLIDVEEWGQVVIINMLTRYARTQFLNPNVNETLLEEAGGEKAFYGSDDDEDEDEEEKEKKAEPAALSKRKPYVMDPDHRLLLRNTKPLLQSRNAAVVMAVAQLYFHLAPKAEVGVIAKALVRLMRSHSEVQYVVLQNVATMSIKRRGMFEPYLKSFYIRSTDPTQIKVLKLEVLTNLANETNISTILREFQTYIKSMDKDFVAATIQAIGRCATNIGEVRDTCLNGLVQLLSNRDELVVAESVVVIKKLLQMQPEQHSDIIKHMAKLTDNIQVPMARASILWLIGEYCEHVPKIAPDVLRKMAKTFTNEEDIVKLQIINLAAKLYLTNSKQTKLLTQYVLNLAKYDQNYDIRDRARFIRQLIVPTDKSGALSKYAKKLFLALKPAPVLESPFKDRDHFQLGSLSHLLNTKAGGYQELSDWPDAAPDPSVRNVEVPEWTKCSSREKRKEKKVEKPFYSDSEAESGATESADSDSDTASSSASPSGSEESPSGSESDNSEDESESEEEEDEEDERKKKKKEVKKPVRESESEQSSGEEKRKPERKIQPRKIESESESEEEEDSESESSKSEESEEESESETDKKKKKKILSKPPSKPPKKESKKEKKEMSLLDLDDFEPSPSPQVTPVNNFLSSSLVTDLEGLSLSDSVLSPTITPSGGLRTYELLHRITGEGLSVEYCFSRQPFSPDPHMVAVQIQFTNSANTEAKNLHVEDAKLQSGMRIKEFTEIEMLPAGETVTVVMGIDFCDSTQAANFQLCTHTKKFFVSIQPPVGELMMPVFMTENEFKKEQERCRGQLMGMNEISEKLILGERCQGEHTIVQRVTTAASLSRVPCGSDRECSPPVPPPPMPTHRFAAKTVTSGSLVLVTVVARQEGAAQLTVNCEKMVIGTMLVKDILQALTQ; this is translated from the exons ATGTCTGCTAGCTCCGGTTTTAACGATGAAAAGGGGGGGTCCTCGAGTGTCGGTGAGCCCGAATATGGCCACGATCCGGCTAGTGGAGGTATTTTTTCTTCGGACTACAAAAG ACATGATGACTTGAAGGAGATGTTGGACAGCAACAAAGATTCCCTGAAGCTCGAGGCCATGAAAAGGATTGTGGCT ATGATAGCAAGAGGAAAGAACGCCTCGGATCTCTTCCCAGCGGTGGTGAAGAATGTGGCCTGCAAGAACATTGAG gTGAAGAAGCTGGTCTACGTGTATCTGGTGCGATATGCTGAAGAGCAGCAGGACTTGGCCCTGCTCTCCATCTCCACATTCCAGCGGGGGTTAAAG GACCCTAACCAGCTGATCAGGGCCAGCGCTCTGCGTGTGCTCTCCAGCATCCGGGTCACCATCATCGTGCCAATCATGATGCTGGCTATCAAGGAGGCAGCATCCGACATGTCACCGTACGTCAGGAAGACGGCCGCTCATGCCATTCCCAAGCTGTACAG CTTGGATCCTGAGCAAAAAGATCAGTTGATTGAGGTCATTGAGAAGCTCCTTGCTGATAAAACCACG TTGGTTGCTGGCAGTGTCGTCATGGCCTTCGAGGAGGTTTGTCCAGAGCGCATTGACTTGATCCACAAGAACTACCGCAAGCTGTGCAACCTGCTGATCGATGTTGAGGAATGGGGCCAAGTGGTCATTATCAACATGCTCACTCGCTACGCAAGGACGCAGTTCCTCAACCCTAATGTTAAC GAGACactgctggaggaggctgggggggagaaggcATTCTACGGCTCAGATGATGATGAAGacgaagatgaggaggagaaagagaagaaggcgGAGCCCGCCGCCTTATCTAAGAGGAAGCCATACGTCATGGACCCAGACCACCGGCTGCTGCTTAGGAACACCAAGCCACTGCTGCAGAGCCGGAATGCAGCC gtggtGATGGCTGTAGCTCAGCTATATTTCCACCTGGCCCCTAAGGCGGAGGTGGGGGTCATTGCCAAGGCCCTGGTGCGTCTCATGAGGAGTCACAG CGAAGTCCAATATGTTGTCCTTCAGAATGTGGCTACCATGAGCATCAAGAGAAGG GGGATGTTTGAACCTTACTTGAAGAGTTTCTACATCCGCTCCACCGACCCAACACAGATCAAAGTTCTGAAG CTGGAGGTGCTGACTAACTTAGCCAATGAGACAAATATATCAACAATTCTGAGAGAATTCCAG acatacaTTAAAAGCATGGATAAGGACTTTGTGGCTGCCACCATCCAAGCCATCGGCCGTTGTGCCACCAACATCGGGGAGGTTAGGGACACGTGTCTGAACGGGCTGGTCCAGCTGCTGTCCAACCGCGACG AGCTGGTGGTGGCAGAGTCTGTGGTCGTGATCAAGAAGCTTCTGCAGATGCAGCCAGAACAGcacagtgacatcatcaagCACATGGCCAAACTCACTGACAACATCCAG GTGCCCATGGCACGAGCCAGCATTCTGTGGCTCATAGGGGAGTACTGTGAGCATGTGCCCAAGATCGCCCCAGATGTCCTCAGGAAGATGGCCAAGACATTCACTAATGAGGAGGACATTGTCAAGCTTCAGATCATCAATCTGGCTGCAAAGCTCTACCTGACTAACTCCAAACAG ACCAAGCTGCTGACCCAGTACGTGTTGAACCTGGCTAAATACGACCAGAACTACGACATCCGTGACCGCGCCCGCTTCATCCGCCAGCTCATCGTGCCCACCGATAAGAGCGGAGCCCTCAGCAAGTACGCCAAGAAGCTGTTCCTCGCCCTCAAACCCGCGCCTGTCCTCGAGTCTCCGTTTAAGG ACCGAGACCACTTCCAGCTGggctccctgtctcacctgctGAACACCAAGGCTGGCGGCTACCAGGAGTTGTCGGACTGGCCGGACGCCGCCCCTGACCCCTCTGTCCGCAACGTGGAG GTGCCCGAGTGGACCAAGTGCAGCAGccgagagaagaggaaagagaagaaggTGGAGAAGCCGTTCTACTCTGACTCAGAAGCAGAGTCAGGGGCGACAGAGTCAGCTGACTCCG ACTCGGACACGGCCAGCAGCTCTGCTAGCCCCAGTGGCAGCGAGGAGAGCCCGTCTGGGTCAGAGAGCGATAACAGCGAAGACGAGTCAGAGTccgaagaggaggaagatgaggaggacgagaggaagaagaagaaaaaggaggtTAAGAAACCAGTGCGAGAGAGTGAAAG TGAGCAAAGCagcggagaggaaaagaggaaaccAGAGAGGAAGATTCAGCCACGGAAGATAGAATCGGAGTCAGAgtcagaggaagaagaggacagCGAATCAGAGAGCAGCAAATCAGAAGAGTCAGAAGAAGAGTCGGAGTCTGAGactgacaagaagaagaagaagaag ATCCTATCTAAACCTCCTTCTAAACCACCCAAAAAAGAGagcaagaaggagaagaaagagatgtCCCTGCTGGATCTTGATGACT TCGAGCCCAGCCCATCTCCTCAAGTCACGCCTGTGAACAACTTCCTGTCCAGCAGTCTGGTGACGGACCTGGAGGGCTTGTCGCTGTCAGACAGCGTTCTGTCCCCT ACCATCACCCCatctggaggcctgaggacctACGAGCTGCTTCACCGCATCACTGGTGAGGGCCTGTCAGTGGAGTACTGTTTCAGCCGTCAGCCTTTCAGCCCCGACCCTCACATGGTGGCCGTGCAGATCCAGTTCACCAACAGCGCCAACACCGAGGCCAAGAACCTGCATGTGGAAGACGCCAAACTGCAGTCTGGCATGAGAATCAAAGAGTTCACAGAAATCG AGATGCTACCAGCTGGCGAGACAGTTACAGTGGTGATGGGTATCGATTTCTGCGATTCGACGCAAGCTGCAAACTTCCAGCTGTG CACTCACACCAAGAAGTTCTTTGTGTCGATCCAGCCCCCGGTTGGAGAGCTGATGATGCCTGTCTTCATGACGGAGAATGAATTTAAGAAGGAACAAG AGAGGTGTCGAG GTCAGCTGATGGGTATGAACGAGATCTCAGAGAAGCTGATTCTCGGTGAGAGGTGCCAGGGCGAGCACACCATCGTCCAGAGGGTGACCACGGCCGCCAGCCTCAGCCGGGTGCCCTGTGGGTCCGACAGGGAATGCAG ccctcctgtccctcctccccctatgCCGACTCACAGGTTTGCAGCAAAGACAGTGACCAGTGGCAGCTTGGTGTTGGTCACTGTGGTGGCCAGACAGGAAGGTGCTGCCCAGCTGACAGTTAACTGTGAGAAAATGGTGATCGGTACAATGCTGGTCAAGGACATCCTTCAGGCTCTGACCCAGTGA
- the LOC134021689 gene encoding AP-3 complex subunit beta-2 isoform X1 gives MSASSGFNDEKGGSSSVGEPEYGHDPASGGIFSSDYKRHDDLKEMLDSNKDSLKLEAMKRIVAMIARGKNASDLFPAVVKNVACKNIEVKKLVYVYLVRYAEEQQDLALLSISTFQRGLKDPNQLIRASALRVLSSIRVTIIVPIMMLAIKEAASDMSPYVRKTAAHAIPKLYSLDPEQKDQLIEVIEKLLADKTTLVAGSVVMAFEEVCPERIDLIHKNYRKLCNLLIDVEEWGQVVIINMLTRYARTQFLNPNVNETLLEEAGGEKAFYGSDDDEDEDEEEKEKKAEPAALSKRKPYVMDPDHRLLLRNTKPLLQSRNAAVVMAVAQLYFHLAPKAEVGVIAKALVRLMRSHSEVQYVVLQNVATMSIKRRGMFEPYLKSFYIRSTDPTQIKVLKLEVLTNLANETNISTILREFQTYIKSMDKDFVAATIQAIGRCATNIGEVRDTCLNGLVQLLSNRDELVVAESVVVIKKLLQMQPEQHSDIIKHMAKLTDNIQVPMARASILWLIGEYCEHVPKIAPDVLRKMAKTFTNEEDIVKLQIINLAAKLYLTNSKQTKLLTQYVLNLAKYDQNYDIRDRARFIRQLIVPTDKSGALSKYAKKLFLALKPAPVLESPFKDRDHFQLGSLSHLLNTKAGGYQELSDWPDAAPDPSVRNVEVKESVLTLLERVTALTSVPEWTKCSSREKRKEKKVEKPFYSDSEAESGATESADSDSDTASSSASPSGSEESPSGSESDNSEDESESEEEEDEEDERKKKKKEVKKPVRESESEQSSGEEKRKPERKIQPRKIESESESEEEEDSESESSKSEESEEESESETDKKKKKKILSKPPSKPPKKESKKEKKEMSLLDLDDFEPSPSPQVTPVNNFLSSSLVTDLEGLSLSDSVLSPTITPSGGLRTYELLHRITGEGLSVEYCFSRQPFSPDPHMVAVQIQFTNSANTEAKNLHVEDAKLQSGMRIKEFTEIEMLPAGETVTVVMGIDFCDSTQAANFQLCTHTKKFFVSIQPPVGELMMPVFMTENEFKKEQERCRGQLMGMNEISEKLILGERCQGEHTIVQRVTTAASLSRVPCGSDRECRFAAKTVTSGSLVLVTVVARQEGAAQLTVNCEKMVIGTMLVKDILQALTQ, from the exons ATGTCTGCTAGCTCCGGTTTTAACGATGAAAAGGGGGGGTCCTCGAGTGTCGGTGAGCCCGAATATGGCCACGATCCGGCTAGTGGAGGTATTTTTTCTTCGGACTACAAAAG ACATGATGACTTGAAGGAGATGTTGGACAGCAACAAAGATTCCCTGAAGCTCGAGGCCATGAAAAGGATTGTGGCT ATGATAGCAAGAGGAAAGAACGCCTCGGATCTCTTCCCAGCGGTGGTGAAGAATGTGGCCTGCAAGAACATTGAG gTGAAGAAGCTGGTCTACGTGTATCTGGTGCGATATGCTGAAGAGCAGCAGGACTTGGCCCTGCTCTCCATCTCCACATTCCAGCGGGGGTTAAAG GACCCTAACCAGCTGATCAGGGCCAGCGCTCTGCGTGTGCTCTCCAGCATCCGGGTCACCATCATCGTGCCAATCATGATGCTGGCTATCAAGGAGGCAGCATCCGACATGTCACCGTACGTCAGGAAGACGGCCGCTCATGCCATTCCCAAGCTGTACAG CTTGGATCCTGAGCAAAAAGATCAGTTGATTGAGGTCATTGAGAAGCTCCTTGCTGATAAAACCACG TTGGTTGCTGGCAGTGTCGTCATGGCCTTCGAGGAGGTTTGTCCAGAGCGCATTGACTTGATCCACAAGAACTACCGCAAGCTGTGCAACCTGCTGATCGATGTTGAGGAATGGGGCCAAGTGGTCATTATCAACATGCTCACTCGCTACGCAAGGACGCAGTTCCTCAACCCTAATGTTAAC GAGACactgctggaggaggctgggggggagaaggcATTCTACGGCTCAGATGATGATGAAGacgaagatgaggaggagaaagagaagaaggcgGAGCCCGCCGCCTTATCTAAGAGGAAGCCATACGTCATGGACCCAGACCACCGGCTGCTGCTTAGGAACACCAAGCCACTGCTGCAGAGCCGGAATGCAGCC gtggtGATGGCTGTAGCTCAGCTATATTTCCACCTGGCCCCTAAGGCGGAGGTGGGGGTCATTGCCAAGGCCCTGGTGCGTCTCATGAGGAGTCACAG CGAAGTCCAATATGTTGTCCTTCAGAATGTGGCTACCATGAGCATCAAGAGAAGG GGGATGTTTGAACCTTACTTGAAGAGTTTCTACATCCGCTCCACCGACCCAACACAGATCAAAGTTCTGAAG CTGGAGGTGCTGACTAACTTAGCCAATGAGACAAATATATCAACAATTCTGAGAGAATTCCAG acatacaTTAAAAGCATGGATAAGGACTTTGTGGCTGCCACCATCCAAGCCATCGGCCGTTGTGCCACCAACATCGGGGAGGTTAGGGACACGTGTCTGAACGGGCTGGTCCAGCTGCTGTCCAACCGCGACG AGCTGGTGGTGGCAGAGTCTGTGGTCGTGATCAAGAAGCTTCTGCAGATGCAGCCAGAACAGcacagtgacatcatcaagCACATGGCCAAACTCACTGACAACATCCAG GTGCCCATGGCACGAGCCAGCATTCTGTGGCTCATAGGGGAGTACTGTGAGCATGTGCCCAAGATCGCCCCAGATGTCCTCAGGAAGATGGCCAAGACATTCACTAATGAGGAGGACATTGTCAAGCTTCAGATCATCAATCTGGCTGCAAAGCTCTACCTGACTAACTCCAAACAG ACCAAGCTGCTGACCCAGTACGTGTTGAACCTGGCTAAATACGACCAGAACTACGACATCCGTGACCGCGCCCGCTTCATCCGCCAGCTCATCGTGCCCACCGATAAGAGCGGAGCCCTCAGCAAGTACGCCAAGAAGCTGTTCCTCGCCCTCAAACCCGCGCCTGTCCTCGAGTCTCCGTTTAAGG ACCGAGACCACTTCCAGCTGggctccctgtctcacctgctGAACACCAAGGCTGGCGGCTACCAGGAGTTGTCGGACTGGCCGGACGCCGCCCCTGACCCCTCTGTCCGCAACGTGGAGGTGAAGGAGTCT GTTCTTACGCTGCTCGAAAGAGTCACAGCTCTAACCAGT GTGCCCGAGTGGACCAAGTGCAGCAGccgagagaagaggaaagagaagaaggTGGAGAAGCCGTTCTACTCTGACTCAGAAGCAGAGTCAGGGGCGACAGAGTCAGCTGACTCCG ACTCGGACACGGCCAGCAGCTCTGCTAGCCCCAGTGGCAGCGAGGAGAGCCCGTCTGGGTCAGAGAGCGATAACAGCGAAGACGAGTCAGAGTccgaagaggaggaagatgaggaggacgagaggaagaagaagaaaaaggaggtTAAGAAACCAGTGCGAGAGAGTGAAAG TGAGCAAAGCagcggagaggaaaagaggaaaccAGAGAGGAAGATTCAGCCACGGAAGATAGAATCGGAGTCAGAgtcagaggaagaagaggacagCGAATCAGAGAGCAGCAAATCAGAAGAGTCAGAAGAAGAGTCGGAGTCTGAGactgacaagaagaagaagaagaag ATCCTATCTAAACCTCCTTCTAAACCACCCAAAAAAGAGagcaagaaggagaagaaagagatgtCCCTGCTGGATCTTGATGACT TCGAGCCCAGCCCATCTCCTCAAGTCACGCCTGTGAACAACTTCCTGTCCAGCAGTCTGGTGACGGACCTGGAGGGCTTGTCGCTGTCAGACAGCGTTCTGTCCCCT ACCATCACCCCatctggaggcctgaggacctACGAGCTGCTTCACCGCATCACTGGTGAGGGCCTGTCAGTGGAGTACTGTTTCAGCCGTCAGCCTTTCAGCCCCGACCCTCACATGGTGGCCGTGCAGATCCAGTTCACCAACAGCGCCAACACCGAGGCCAAGAACCTGCATGTGGAAGACGCCAAACTGCAGTCTGGCATGAGAATCAAAGAGTTCACAGAAATCG AGATGCTACCAGCTGGCGAGACAGTTACAGTGGTGATGGGTATCGATTTCTGCGATTCGACGCAAGCTGCAAACTTCCAGCTGTG CACTCACACCAAGAAGTTCTTTGTGTCGATCCAGCCCCCGGTTGGAGAGCTGATGATGCCTGTCTTCATGACGGAGAATGAATTTAAGAAGGAACAAG AGAGGTGTCGAG GTCAGCTGATGGGTATGAACGAGATCTCAGAGAAGCTGATTCTCGGTGAGAGGTGCCAGGGCGAGCACACCATCGTCCAGAGGGTGACCACGGCCGCCAGCCTCAGCCGGGTGCCCTGTGGGTCCGACAGGGAATGCAG GTTTGCAGCAAAGACAGTGACCAGTGGCAGCTTGGTGTTGGTCACTGTGGTGGCCAGACAGGAAGGTGCTGCCCAGCTGACAGTTAACTGTGAGAAAATGGTGATCGGTACAATGCTGGTCAAGGACATCCTTCAGGCTCTGACCCAGTGA